A window of Verrucomicrobiia bacterium contains these coding sequences:
- a CDS encoding diphthine--ammonia ligase, whose translation MSQNAVVLWTGGKDSALALYLALKRGYTVKELVTFAPIDAEFLAHPLPVMSLQAVALGLKHRILNIEAPYEEGYRKQLELLRSEGVETLITGDIDEVAGQPNFIRTCAEPLGLEVWTPLWKKGRWDLMGAILAAGFHVIFSCVKPVGLTPAWVGRRIDRKALEELAQLHTDTGLDVCGEQGEYHTLILDGPGFNRRLELSDTEVINRGDLAYLKIGNARLLLPSEPPTEAELNLALPREMERPTKTKRCSQCGKPFFCGPGQGGGECWCQSLPAVGPIAGPGVDCMCPQCLQAKING comes from the coding sequence ATGAGTCAAAATGCTGTGGTTTTGTGGACGGGTGGGAAGGATTCCGCGCTGGCGCTGTATCTGGCGTTGAAACGCGGCTATACGGTGAAGGAGTTGGTCACATTTGCGCCGATCGATGCCGAGTTTCTGGCGCATCCTTTGCCGGTGATGTCGCTGCAAGCGGTGGCGCTGGGCTTAAAACATCGCATCCTGAATATCGAGGCCCCGTACGAAGAAGGGTATCGCAAGCAGTTGGAGCTTTTGAGAAGTGAGGGAGTGGAAACGCTCATCACGGGGGATATCGATGAGGTGGCGGGGCAGCCGAATTTCATCCGCACGTGCGCGGAGCCGCTGGGCTTGGAGGTGTGGACGCCGTTATGGAAGAAGGGGCGCTGGGATTTGATGGGCGCGATTCTTGCCGCAGGTTTTCACGTCATCTTCTCTTGTGTGAAACCGGTCGGATTGACGCCAGCTTGGGTGGGGAGGCGCATTGATCGCAAGGCGTTGGAGGAACTCGCGCAATTACATACAGACACTGGTTTGGATGTGTGTGGTGAGCAGGGGGAGTATCATACGCTGATTCTGGATGGGCCGGGGTTTAATCGACGTTTGGAACTAAGCGATACGGAAGTGATCAATCGCGGTGACCTGGCGTATCTGAAGATTGGCAATGCCCGTTTGCTCTTGCCGAGTGAACCGCCGACGGAAGCGGAGTTGAATCTGGCTTTGCCGCGCGAGATGGAGCGGCCTACGAAGACCAAGCGTTGCAGCCAGTGCGGTAAACCATTCTTTTGCGGACCGGGGCAGGGCGGGGGAGAGTGCTGGTGCCAGAGTTTGCCTGCGGTGGGGCCAATCGCGGGACCCGGGGTGGATTGCATGTGCCCGCAATGTTTGCAGGCAAAAATAAATGGGTGA
- the dapF gene encoding diaminopimelate epimerase, with product MTLQFTKMNGAGNDFILLDNRAGNIKLTREQVVQLCHRQRGIGADGIMLLVPCISGKADWAWQFYNSDGSDAEMCGNGARCFARYIQKLTGVKDRTSFETVAGVISATFHGERVTVNLTTPKDLRLSEQVALKQGASAIHSLNTGVPHAILFVPDADQAMVAQVGSEVRYHEHFKPRGTNVNFVQLKGPNFIRVRTYERGVEGETLACGTGVSAAAMISARVHGFTSPVKVQVQGGDMLEVGFKEANGGFADVSLNGPADFAFEGTITL from the coding sequence ATGACGTTGCAATTTACCAAGATGAACGGTGCGGGGAATGATTTCATCCTCCTGGATAACCGGGCAGGAAATATCAAGCTGACCCGCGAGCAAGTGGTGCAGTTGTGCCATCGCCAGCGCGGTATCGGCGCGGATGGCATCATGCTGCTGGTGCCCTGCATCTCCGGCAAGGCGGATTGGGCCTGGCAATTTTACAACAGCGACGGCAGCGATGCCGAGATGTGCGGTAACGGCGCCCGCTGCTTCGCCCGTTATATCCAGAAGCTCACGGGTGTGAAAGACCGCACCTCCTTTGAGACAGTCGCTGGCGTCATCAGCGCCACGTTCCATGGCGAACGCGTAACGGTGAATCTCACCACACCCAAGGACCTCCGCCTGAGCGAGCAAGTAGCTCTCAAGCAAGGTGCCTCGGCCATCCATTCCCTGAACACCGGTGTGCCGCACGCGATCCTTTTCGTGCCGGATGCCGATCAGGCCATGGTCGCGCAAGTGGGTTCGGAAGTGCGTTATCACGAGCACTTCAAGCCGCGTGGCACGAATGTGAACTTTGTGCAGTTGAAGGGACCGAACTTCATCCGTGTGCGCACCTATGAGCGCGGCGTGGAAGGCGAGACGCTCGCCTGCGGCACCGGCGTGAGCGCCGCCGCGATGATCTCCGCACGCGTCCACGGCTTCACCTCCCCCGTGAAGGTGCAGGTGCAAGGCGGCGACATGCTGGAGGTGGGCTTCAAGGAAGCGAACGGCGGCTTCGCTGACGTCTCCCTGAACGGCCCGGCAGACTTTGCGTTCGAGGGCACAATCACGCTGTAA